A DNA window from Candidatus Eisenbacteria bacterium contains the following coding sequences:
- a CDS encoding GAF domain-containing protein has protein sequence MPFSGVHAMMLGGAALAALAAVVWLFRAPRLSGLLLAVGYALLAGFLALLGRFAADGLQENDLRWLARIAVPMSGAGLAAAMTFGRDRPWAQLASRGRVWLAWVIGAAGALYASGRPEFASVLVLSTGGPTLLLGWPATASMVGHLVSLIGMAILFETTLRAAGPDQRRALKPALVGFFLGLGYFLLCISASLLFNRFYEPLWLASPVPVAVASVLGLAGGLNRQLSDARIPVGRSVIYSSVSVFLSGLYVLTLGVVGEVVRLSGLPFGSVAVVALAFLAFAGVAVFFVSNRVRRRVRGFVDRNFFLTHYDYRKQWSEANARLRAGLKTRPLFAAASEMLQDAFTVRDVSLFLRRPGAEILDLVHSTVPGGPLSVIPDEPLPRQLVRTRQAFLLSRRADDFESVPIWVENHAILERTGARAWCPLLVGGEMVGMLGLGPRLNDLRFSYEDLDYLDALSEHLANALWGARLAEAWEEEGEQDSIHKMAGFAVHDLQSLQSRAQALSAAVGADAPEKLRESARTVCEALDTVLENWARLLPQAAGARVRCDLNDLVREAVGELALNGARPRVELAEQLGEALPPVQVDPPRLRGVIRTLLTNAMEAMPAGGKLTLTTRPEQERAGHAGPTAVVLSVTDSGAGMTRDFQEQLLFRPFVTTKEHGMGIGLFQSKQLVEAHGGSLRVSSEPGRGTTVELELPVARPA, from the coding sequence ATGCCCTTCTCCGGCGTCCACGCGATGATGCTGGGCGGCGCTGCCCTGGCGGCCCTGGCCGCCGTGGTGTGGCTCTTCCGCGCACCGCGGCTCTCCGGGCTGCTGCTGGCGGTGGGCTACGCGTTGCTCGCCGGGTTCCTGGCCCTGCTGGGCCGCTTTGCGGCCGACGGGTTGCAGGAGAACGACCTGCGCTGGCTGGCGCGGATCGCCGTTCCGATGAGCGGGGCGGGCCTGGCGGCCGCCATGACCTTCGGACGCGACCGGCCGTGGGCGCAGTTGGCCTCCCGCGGGCGCGTGTGGCTGGCGTGGGTCATCGGGGCGGCGGGGGCCCTGTACGCCTCGGGCCGGCCGGAGTTCGCCAGCGTGCTGGTCCTCTCCACCGGGGGCCCCACGCTGCTGCTGGGCTGGCCCGCCACGGCGTCCATGGTGGGCCACCTGGTGTCGCTGATCGGCATGGCGATCCTGTTCGAGACCACGCTCCGCGCCGCCGGTCCCGACCAGCGTCGGGCGCTCAAGCCGGCCCTGGTGGGCTTCTTCCTGGGCCTGGGCTACTTCCTGCTCTGCATCAGCGCCTCGCTGCTGTTCAACCGGTTCTACGAGCCGCTGTGGCTGGCCTCGCCGGTCCCGGTGGCGGTGGCCTCGGTGCTGGGCCTGGCGGGCGGCCTGAACCGGCAGCTCTCCGACGCGCGGATCCCGGTGGGGAGGTCGGTAATCTACAGCTCGGTGTCGGTGTTCCTCTCCGGGCTGTACGTGCTCACGCTGGGGGTGGTGGGCGAGGTGGTCCGCCTGAGTGGATTGCCCTTCGGGAGCGTCGCGGTGGTGGCACTGGCCTTCCTGGCCTTCGCGGGGGTGGCAGTCTTCTTCGTCTCCAACCGCGTGCGCCGCAGGGTGCGCGGGTTCGTGGACCGCAACTTCTTCCTGACCCACTATGACTATCGCAAGCAGTGGTCCGAGGCCAACGCCCGGCTGCGCGCGGGGTTGAAGACCCGCCCGCTGTTCGCCGCCGCCAGCGAGATGCTGCAGGACGCGTTCACCGTGCGCGACGTCTCCCTGTTCCTGCGCCGCCCGGGCGCGGAGATCCTGGACCTGGTGCACAGCACGGTGCCGGGGGGGCCGCTGTCGGTGATCCCGGACGAGCCGCTGCCGCGCCAGCTGGTGCGCACCCGGCAGGCCTTCCTGCTGAGCCGGCGCGCGGACGATTTCGAGTCCGTGCCCATCTGGGTGGAGAACCACGCCATCCTGGAGCGCACCGGCGCGCGGGCCTGGTGCCCGCTCCTGGTGGGAGGAGAGATGGTGGGCATGCTGGGGCTGGGCCCGAGGCTCAACGACCTGCGCTTCAGCTACGAGGACCTCGACTATCTCGACGCGCTGTCCGAGCACCTGGCCAACGCCCTGTGGGGCGCGCGGCTGGCCGAGGCGTGGGAGGAGGAGGGGGAGCAGGATTCCATCCACAAGATGGCCGGCTTCGCGGTCCACGACCTGCAGTCGCTGCAGTCGCGGGCGCAGGCCCTGTCGGCCGCCGTCGGGGCCGACGCGCCGGAGAAGCTGCGCGAGTCGGCGCGCACGGTCTGCGAGGCCCTGGACACGGTGCTGGAGAACTGGGCGCGGCTGCTGCCGCAGGCCGCGGGCGCCCGGGTGCGCTGCGACCTCAACGACCTGGTGCGCGAGGCCGTCGGCGAGCTGGCTCTGAACGGGGCACGGCCGCGCGTGGAGCTCGCCGAGCAGCTGGGCGAGGCGCTGCCGCCGGTGCAGGTGGACCCGCCGCGCCTGCGCGGGGTGATCCGCACGCTCCTGACGAACGCCATGGAAGCCATGCCCGCGGGAGGCAAGCTCACGCTGACCACGCGGCCGGAGCAGGAACGGGCGGGCCACGCAGGGCCCACCGCGGTGGTGCTCTCGGTCACGGACTCCGGCGCCGGCATGACGAGGGATTTCCAGGAGCAGCTCCTGTTCCGTCCCTTCGTGACCACCAAGGAGCACGGCATGGGGATCGGGCTGTTCCAGTCCAAGCAGCTGGTCGAAGCCCACGGCGGCTCGCTGCGCGTCAGCAGCGAGCCGGGACGGGGCACCACGGTGGAACTCGAGCTGCCGGTCGCACGGCCGGCCTGA
- a CDS encoding tetratricopeptide repeat protein, translating to MRANRLLVVLALAAVTAAGCARVGEVGTRFRVEREYWRARRALSDLETRKTPVSREDLEKLRGMFLKVMATGGAATDPAVRQVRGASLLRDYDLLVSMRRGDEAAAALDRILTEFATDDLVAGEGLYRRSQRMMAAGDTAGGMLDLREVIRRVPPQLAAAGSVQAQVLGLPYDIFQYRLRREGRLAGTEEAQGALSYYYGIAARAPRSAEGFKARLIAANVFGELGNTTVALSVLDSLQQECRRSPELGLQRQDLLYRLARLNGFGLGEVERSHRYLDELARDFPKSEARGPAQLMRGELFARQKRNQEASRVFKAVAEDASLKEQTRAAAWLEMAQLADAQNNWEDAERCFREATANFPLTSEGLAAPLMVAGHYHNAKDAAGVKKALLAARKTYESILQRYPDAPVNLQVRQRLAETCARLEDWPAVAAAFGQMAERAQDPGTALMLMGRLAQVQEKKLNDRKAAADTYRRILAKFPKASFRAQVEAEIRRLGG from the coding sequence ATGAGAGCGAACCGCCTGTTGGTGGTGCTGGCCCTGGCGGCGGTCACCGCCGCCGGCTGCGCCCGCGTCGGCGAGGTGGGCACCCGCTTCCGCGTGGAACGCGAGTACTGGCGTGCCCGCCGCGCCCTGAGCGACCTCGAAACCCGCAAGACGCCGGTCAGCCGCGAGGACCTGGAGAAGTTGCGCGGGATGTTCCTGAAGGTCATGGCCACCGGCGGGGCCGCCACCGACCCCGCGGTGCGCCAGGTGAGGGGGGCGAGCCTGCTCCGCGACTACGACCTGCTGGTGAGCATGCGTCGCGGGGACGAGGCCGCCGCCGCGCTTGACCGCATCCTCACGGAATTCGCCACCGACGACCTGGTGGCCGGCGAAGGCCTGTACCGGCGCTCCCAGCGGATGATGGCGGCGGGGGACACCGCCGGCGGCATGCTGGACCTGCGCGAGGTGATCCGCCGCGTGCCGCCGCAGCTGGCGGCCGCCGGCAGCGTGCAGGCTCAGGTGCTGGGGCTGCCCTACGACATTTTCCAGTACCGCCTGCGCCGCGAGGGCCGGCTGGCAGGCACGGAGGAGGCGCAGGGCGCGCTGAGCTACTACTACGGCATCGCCGCGCGCGCGCCGCGCAGCGCCGAGGGCTTCAAGGCCCGGCTCATCGCCGCGAACGTCTTCGGGGAACTGGGCAACACCACCGTGGCGCTCTCGGTGCTCGACTCGCTGCAGCAGGAGTGCCGCCGTTCGCCCGAGCTGGGGCTGCAGCGGCAGGACCTGCTGTACCGGCTGGCGCGCCTCAACGGCTTCGGCCTGGGGGAAGTGGAGCGCTCCCACAGGTACCTCGACGAACTGGCCCGCGACTTCCCGAAGTCCGAGGCGCGCGGGCCCGCCCAGCTGATGCGCGGCGAGTTGTTCGCGCGGCAGAAGCGCAACCAGGAGGCCTCCCGCGTGTTCAAGGCGGTGGCCGAGGACGCCTCGCTCAAGGAACAGACCCGGGCGGCCGCGTGGCTCGAAATGGCCCAGCTGGCCGACGCGCAGAACAACTGGGAGGACGCGGAGCGCTGCTTCCGCGAGGCGACCGCCAACTTCCCGCTGACCTCCGAGGGCCTGGCCGCGCCGCTGATGGTGGCGGGCCACTACCACAACGCCAAGGACGCGGCGGGGGTGAAGAAGGCCCTCCTCGCGGCCCGCAAGACCTACGAGAGCATCCTGCAGCGCTACCCGGACGCCCCGGTGAACCTCCAGGTGCGCCAGCGCCTGGCGGAGACCTGCGCGCGCCTCGAGGACTGGCCCGCAGTGGCGGCCGCCTTCGGCCAGATGGCCGAGCGCGCCCAGGACCCGGGCACCGCACTCATGCTGATGGGCCGGCTGGCCCAGGTCCAGGAGAAGAAGCTCAACGACCGCAAGGCCGCGGCGGACACCTATCGCAGGATCCTCGCGAAGTTCCCGAAGGCCTCGTTCCGGGCGCAGGTGGAAGCGGAGATCCGGCGGCTGGGAGGCTAG